The Candidatus Deferrimicrobium borealis DNA window CACGCGGCCGCACGCACGGCGCCGCGGGCGAACGTGTCGCGGCTGTGGGCCCGGTGCGTGATCTCGAACCGCTCGCCGATCCCGCCGAAGATCAGCGTGTGCTCCCCCACCACGTCCCCGGCGCGGACGGCGAAGACGCCGATCTCCCGGGGGGCCCGCTCCCCGACCATCCCCCGCCGCCCGTACACGCCCGAGTCTTCCATCGTCCGCCCGAGAGCGGTCGCCACCGCGTCGGCGAGACGGACCGCCGTCCCCGAGGGGGCGTCCTTCTTGAACCGGTGGTGCGTCTCGACGATCTCCACGTCGTACTCCTGCCCCAGCACCCGCGCCACGTCGGCCGCGACCTTGAACATGAGGTTCACCCCGACGCTCATGTTGGGGGATTGGACGATCGCCACCTTCGCCGCCGCGCTCCGGATCCGCTCCATGTGGGACGGACCGAGCCCCGTGCTCCCGATGACGATCGGCTTCCCTGCCGCGGCCGCCGCGCCGGCGTTGCGGGCCGAGGAGTCGGGACCGGTGAAGTCGACCGCCACGTCGGCGGCGGCGACCGCCTTCGCGAAATCGTCGGTGACGGGAACCCCCGCCCTTCCGGCCCCGGCCGCCTCGAAGGCGTCCTGCGAGAGAAGGGGGTGTCCCGCCGCCTCTACCGCCCCGCAGAGGGAGAACCCGTGGGGACCCTCCTTCAGGACGCCGAGGATCGCCCTCCCCATCCGCCCCATCGCGCCGCAGACGACTACGCCGGGCAAGCCCGCCCCCCTACACGATCTTCATGTCGGAGAGGACCTTCGCGAGGACCTTCCGGTTGGCGACGGACATCCCGCACAGCGGGAGCCGGA harbors:
- the dapB gene encoding 4-hydroxy-tetrahydrodipicolinate reductase; the encoded protein is MPGVVVCGAMGRMGRAILGVLKEGPHGFSLCGAVEAAGHPLLSQDAFEAAGAGRAGVPVTDDFAKAVAAADVAVDFTGPDSSARNAGAAAAAGKPIVIGSTGLGPSHMERIRSAAAKVAIVQSPNMSVGVNLMFKVAADVARVLGQEYDVEIVETHHRFKKDAPSGTAVRLADAVATALGRTMEDSGVYGRRGMVGERAPREIGVFAVRAGDVVGEHTLIFGGIGERFEITHRAHSRDTFARGAVRAAAWVLGKPPGLYDMADVLGIG